One region of Quercus lobata isolate SW786 chromosome 2, ValleyOak3.0 Primary Assembly, whole genome shotgun sequence genomic DNA includes:
- the LOC115975790 gene encoding mannose-6-phosphate isomerase 1-like — MDSTPSQKNLLRLRCSVQNYDWGLKGHDSRVARLYARNSGSETRPDSPYAELWMGTHESGPSFVVQAPRASNGVSVDVDDDVGVSLKKWISENPNVLGDKVLRNWGCDLPFLFKVLSVAKALSIQAHPNKELARALHKALPDVYKDDNHKPEMALAITEFEALCGFISIEELKGVLCNVPEIVELVGSAYANQILHINEQDGEEKVKSVLRSIFTQLMSASKEMITKVLSNIKSRLQIESQVRKLTDKELLVLRLEKQYPADVGVISAFFFNYVKLNPGEALYLGADELHAYVSGECIECMATSDNVVRAGLTPKHRDVKTLCSMLTYKQGFPEILQGVPLNSYVRRYLPPFDEFEVDQCILPHGASTVFPAVSGPSIFLVMAGEGIMHAGSSKGEVVTEGDVLFAPANTEISIESESELQLYRAGVNDRLFQASL; from the exons atgGATTCCACACCTTCTCAGAAGAATCTTCTCAGGCTACGATGCTCAGTCCAAAACTACGACTGGGGTCTAAAGGGTCACGACTCTCGGGTCGCTCGGCTCTATGCCCGGAACTCGGGGTCCGAGACCCGACCCGACAGCCCTTACGCCGAGTTATGGATGGGCACCCACGAGTCTGGACCCTCGTTTGTGGTCCAGGCCCCACGCGCTTCCAATGGCGTGTCGGTTGACGTTGACGATGATGTCGGTGTGAGCTTGAAGAAGTGGATTTCGGAGAATCCTAATGTGCTTGGTGATAAGGTTTTACGCAACTGGGGTTGTGATCTTCCTTTCTTGTTTAAG GTACTTTCTGTGGCAAAAGCGTTGTCAATACAGGCTCATCCCAATAAGGAGTTGGCAAGGGCGTTGCATAAGGCACTACCAGATGTGTATAAGGACGACAATCACAAGCCTGAGATGGCTTTGGCAATAACAGAGTTTGAGGCCCTTTGCGGGTTTATCAGTATTGAG GAGCTTAAGGGTGTGCTTTGTAATGTTCCTGAGATTGTAGAACTGGTTGGTAGTGCATATGCAAACCAAATCTTGCATATTAATGAGCAGGATGGGGAGGAAAAAGTAAAATCTGTTTTGCGGTCAATTTTCACCCAGCTCATGTCGGCTAGCAAAGAGATGATAACGAAAGTGTTATCTAACATAAAAAGTCGTCTGCAAATTGAAAGTCAG GTGAGGAAATTAACAGATAAGGAGCTACTGGTGTTGCGGTTGGAAAAGCAATATCCAGCTGATGTTGGTGTCATATCAgcattcttttttaattatgtgaaGCTTAATCCTGGTGAAGCATTGTATCTTGGGGCAGATGAACTGCATGCATATGTATCCGGTGAGTGCATTGAATGCATGGCGACTTCAGACAATGTTGTACGGGCTGGCCTTACTCCCAAGCACCGTGATGTCAAAACTCTATGTTCCATGCTCACATACAAACAG GGCTTTCCTGAAATCCTGCAAGGAGTTCCTCTGAATTCGTATGTAAGAAGGTACCTGCCACCTTTTGATGAATTTGAGGTGGATCAATGTATTCTTCCCCACGGGGCATCAACAGTTTTTCCAGCAGTTTCAGGCCCTTCCATTTTCCTTGTCATGGCTGGGGAGGGAATTATGCATGCGGGATCATCCAAAGGCGAAGTAGTTACCGAAGGAGATGTTCTTTTTGCACCTGCTAACACTGAGATTAGCATTGAAAGTGAATCAGAATTGCAGCTATATAGAGCTGGAGTAAACGATCGACTTTTTCAAGCCTCCTTATAG